Part of the Thermococcus sp. 18S1 genome, TGTTGGTAACCCCCTCCTCACGTGGGTTCTCAACGTACTTTTCAAAGCCGGCATAAGCGATGCCCACTGCGGCATGAGAGCCATCAGGAAGGACGTTCTCAAGAGGCTGCCTCTCAAGTGCAAGGGCATGGAGTTCGCCAGCGAGATGGTCATAGAGGCCGCAAAGAGGGGCCTTCGTATGGTCGAGGTTCCAATAAAGTACCATCCTAGGATAGGAGAATCCAAGCTCAGCTCCTTCAAAGATGGGTGGAGGCATCTGAGGCTCATGCTGCTTTACTCTCCTTCGTACCTCTTCCTTCTCCCTGCAGTGATTTTCATGGTGGCTGGAGTTGTTCTTATGGGCTACGCCTACCTCCTCAAGCCCGAGAGGCTCCACACCCTTGTTCTCGGCAGCGCCTTGACTCTTCTGGGCTTTCAGATACTTGGGTTCGGAATCTCCGCTAGGGTCTATGCCGTCAAGGAGGGTCTCGACGAGCCTACCAGCCTGACGAGGTTCTTCATGAGGTATTCCATACTCGAGGAAGGCCTTCTTGTCGGCGGCCTGATGTTCATAGTTGGTGTGCTCCTTGGGATTTATATCTTCATGGAGTGGAGCTCGTCCGGTTACGGGGCCCTCTTCATGCTTAGGGAGGCCATATTGGTGCTAACCCTGACCACTTTGGGACTTTCAGTTATCTTTTTCTCGTTCTTTGTTAGTATATACGTGCTTAAGGAGGCCTGAACCTGTCTTTGGCAGCTTTTAAGGTTTCTTCTGTTTTTTTCACGATCTTGTCCCAACTGTACTCCCTTTCCGCGAGCCTTCTGCCGTTTTTGCCCATTTTTCTTGCGAGGTGGTCATCTGTGAGCAGAGTAACCATAGCATCGGCTAATCGTACTGGATCTTTGGGTGGGACAAGTATTCCAGTTTCTCCATCTTTGATAACATGCTTTATTCCACCGACTTTTGCTCCAATGACCGGCCTGCCGCTGGCACCGGCCTCTATCAGGACCATTCCGAACCCTTCTTGGATGGTTGTTGAGGGAAGAACTACTAAGTCAGAACTCCTGTAAAGGTCGGGTAATATCTCCTCCTCGACGTATCCCGTAAATA contains:
- a CDS encoding glycosyltransferase family 2 protein — protein: MGPEVTVVLPTMNEEEAISVMLPRIKDVLERMGVSYEIVVVDKSSDRTPEIARNLGARVIMQEGKGYGDAYLTGFRNARGRFIVMMDPDGSYDPEDIPKLLEPLFRGEADFVMGTRLKGEMDKGSMPWLHRHVGNPLLTWVLNVLFKAGISDAHCGMRAIRKDVLKRLPLKCKGMEFASEMVIEAAKRGLRMVEVPIKYHPRIGESKLSSFKDGWRHLRLMLLYSPSYLFLLPAVIFMVAGVVLMGYAYLLKPERLHTLVLGSALTLLGFQILGFGISARVYAVKEGLDEPTSLTRFFMRYSILEEGLLVGGLMFIVGVLLGIYIFMEWSSSGYGALFMLREAILVLTLTTLGLSVIFFSFFVSIYVLKEA